A stretch of Aspergillus nidulans FGSC A4 chromosome VI DNA encodes these proteins:
- a CDS encoding NAD(P)-dependent alcohol dehydrogenase (transcript_id=CADANIAT00010450) → MTIPLYDQLLSHQAVNEAFVLYPGGSFGYEKRDIPTLQAERDVLVRVVATGLCGSDVHYWQHGRIGRYVVEDPIVLGHESSGIVVQCGSQSGLTVGDRVVLEPGIACNTCHFCRAGRYNLCREMRFAATPPYNGTLATYYRVPAECCYKLPSHVSLRDGALIEPLSVAVHSCRLAGDMQEKSVVVFGAGPVGLLCAGVARAFGASTVVVVDVVMSRLQSAVKYGATHTHQATSESAEENAIAILGTAGLGLGADIVLDATGAEPCMNSGIHALAPGGTFVQVGLGRPNPSLPVGQICDKEIVFKGSFRYGPGDYKTAIGLVSSHRIRLEGLVTHEFSFSQAEEAFHNVASRAGVKSVIYGPGVDEHVARATLS, encoded by the exons ATGACTATCCCATTATACGACCAG ctgctAAGTCATCAGGCTGTAAATGAGGCCTTTGTCCTCTATCCCGGAGGCTCCTTCGGCTATGAAAAACGGGATATACCAACTCTACAGGCAGAACGCGATGTGCTCGTTCGCGTGGTAGCGACTGGACTCTGTGGATCAGAT GTACACTACTGGCAACATGGACGGATCGGACGATATGTCGTCGAGGACCCCATTGTCCTTGGTCATGAGTCTTCAGGCATTGTAGTGCAATGTGGAAGCCAATCGGGATTGACGGTGGGCGATCGCGTCGTGCTCGAACCAGGTATCGCCTGCAACACTTGCCATTTTTGCCGCGCCGGTCGCTACAACCTCTGCCGGGAAATGCGCTTCGCAGCAACTCCGCCATACAACGGCACTCTGGCGACGTATTACAGAGTACCCGCAGAATGCTGCTACAAGCTGCCGTCACATGTATCGCTACGGGACGGGGCTTTGATAGAACCTCTCAGTGTTGCTGTACATAGTTGCCGACTGGCTGGCGATATGCAGGAAAAGTCAGTGGTTGTATTTGGAGCAGGCCCGGTCGGGTTACTCTGTGCGGGTGTTGCGCGTGCCTTTGGAGCATCGACGGTAGTCGTGGTGGACGTGGTAATGAGTCGGCTCCAATCTGCCGTGAAGTACGGCGCCACTCACACACACCAGGCAACCTCGGAGTCCGCAGAAGAAAATGCTATTGCCATCTTGGGCACCGCGGGATTGGGGCTAGGCGCAGACATCGTTCTCGATGCCACCGGTGCTGAACCTTGTATGAACAGCGGCATTCACGCATTAGCACCTGGAGGAACGTTTGTGCAGGTGGGCTTGGGGCGCCCAAATCCTTCCCTGCCGGTAGGCCAGATCTGCGACAAAGAAATTGTCTTCAAGGGCAGTTTCCGATATGGCCCAGGAGATTATAAGACCGCGATCGGTCTTGTGAGCTCCCACCGCATCAGGCTTGAAGGTCTCGTCACCCACGAattttctttctcccaggcggaggaggctTTCCATAATGTCGCCAGTCGCGCAGGAGTCAAAAGCGTCATTTACGGACCAGGGGTAGACGAGCACGTGGCCAGAGCCACATTATCATAG
- a CDS encoding RTA1 domain-containing protein (transcript_id=CADANIAT00010447) has product MMETLPTNQTLLEDPSLCTLDTCPLSMASFEYIPKLWAQILFMALFGLAFVVQLFLGIRYKTYTFMVAMVLGLAGEVVGYGGRVSLHDNPFNDDAFLQYLVSLTIAPAFLTAAIYLTLSRIVVAYGERISFFKPRTYTITFITFDFIALLLQAVGGAIASTADDDDRDMTDLGINIMIAGLAWQVASLLIFIAMSTYFFLRVRKAPGADLNLNFDTLRRSRYFKGSLWGLSIATIVILVRSIFRCAELSEGFDGELANDEVTFMILEAAMIGIAAICLTVFHPGVVWKGQWNQAVWSTRGKSGKTYAKASTADGDSEVSLRSMGMQARTAYPETSYQPYNP; this is encoded by the coding sequence ATGATGGAAACATTGCCAACAAACCAGACCCTCCTCGAGGACCCGTCCCTCTGCACCCTCGACACATGCCCGCTTTCCATGGCCTCCTTCGAATATATCCCCAAGCTGTGGGCGCAGATCCTGTTCATGGCGCTGTTCGGCTTGGCCTTCGTCGTCCAACTCTTCCTCGGCATCCGATACAAGACATACACGTTTATGGTTGCGATGGTGCTAGGCCTGGCAGGAGAAGTGGTTGGGTACGGCGGCCGAGTCTCGCTTCACGATAACCCGTTTAACGACGACGCGTTCTTACAATACTTGGTCTCGCTCACGATCGCCCCCGCGTTCCTGACGGCGGCGATCTACCTCACGCTCTCGCGGATCGTCGTCGCGTACGGCGAGCGtatctccttcttcaagcccaGAACATACACGATCACCTTCATCACGTTCGACTTcatcgcccttcttcttcaagcggTCGGCGGCGCCATTGCTTCTActgccgacgacgacgataGGGATATGACCGACctcggcatcaacatcatgatCGCCGGTCTGGCATGGCAGGTTGCCAGTCTGCTCATCTTCATTGCCATGTCCACCTATTTCTTCCTGCGCGTGCGCAAGGCCCCGGGGGCAGACTTAAACCTTAACTTTGACACCCTGCGCCGAAGCCGCTACTTCAAGGGTAGTCTATGGGGTCTCTCCATTGCCACGATTGTAATCCTCGTCCGGTCGATCTTCCGATGCGCCGAGCTGTCGGAGGGATTCGACGGCGAATTGGCCAACGATGAAGTTACATTTATGATCCTCGAAGCGGCAATGATAGGGATCGCAGCTATTTGCCTCACGGTCTTCCACCCCGGCGTTGTCTGGAAGGGGCAGTGGAACCAGGCGGTTTGGTCCACTCGGGGTAAGAGTGGGAAGACTTATGCCAAGGCTTCAACTGCAGACGGGGATTCGGAGGTTTCGTTAAGGAGCATGGGCATGCAGGCGCGGACGGCTTATCCTGAGACGTCTTATCAGCCTTACAACCCCTAG
- a CDS encoding isopenicillin N synthase family dioxygenase (transcript_id=CADANIAT00010448), with the protein MADTFSSIPIIDWRRLQDPSTKAAALDDLREAIFVVGFLYLTNHGLENLISKAHAKLPELFDLPADVKAKCDMINSPSFVGYTRLGAETTAAKTDWREQYDFGTPGMKTWTEDKDIWWRLEGNSQSIQRQYPDVPGVKELVEEYIARSAELSQQFMRYVSECLSLPPDTFAAFKGNMDRLKFIKYPRSPPNSQGVGPHKDSSGLFTFLSQDDTGGLQVLNKNGEWIDAPPIEGSLVVNIQQGLEAITGGICAATTHRVIAPTTKTRYSIPFFLGVRMDLTTEQLRESAAHIVARIPVSDDRKKRAVDVPSEFLSPLYSCFGEAYLRNRILSHPDVGQKWYPHLYEKYTKQVLS; encoded by the exons ATGGCTGATACATTCTCCTCCATTCCCATTATCGACTGGCGCCGTCTTCAAGACCCAAGTACAAAAGCAGCGGCCTTGGACGATCTGCGCGAGGCCATATTTGTAGTAGGATTCTTGTACCTCACAAACCATGGGTTGGAA AACCTTATTTCAAAAGCACACGCCAAGCTTCCTGAGCTGTTTGATCTCCCGGCGGATGTCAAGGCCAAATGCGACATGATCAACTCCCCGTCATTCGTCGGCTACACGCGTCTGGGTGCGGAAACTACCGCGGCAAAGACTGATTGGAGAGAG caatacGATTTCGGGACCCCGGGAATGAAGACGTGGaccgaggacaaggacatcTGGTGGCGGTTGGAGGGGAACAGCCAG TCCATCCAACGTCAGTATCCGGACGTTCCAGGTGTCAAAGAGCTCGTCGAAGAGTACATTGCGAGATCGGCAGAACTATCACAGCAGTTCATGAGATACGTTTCCGAATGTCTCTCGCTCCCACCCGACACTTTCGCTGCGTTCAAGGGCAATATGGACAGGCTGAAGTTTATTAAGTATCCCAGGTCGCCGCCAAACTCTCAAGGCGTCGGCCCCCACAAAGACTCGTCCGGGCTATTCACCTTCCTGTCGCAGGATGATACGGGTGGATTGCAAGTTCTGAATAAGAATGGCGAGTGGATCGACGCGCCACCGATCGAAGGGAGTCTTGTTGTCAATATtcaacaaggccttgaaGCTATTACAGGAGGCATCTGTGCCGCTACGACACACCGAGTTATC GCTCCGACGACGAAAACACGGTATAGTATCCCATTCTTTCTAGGAGTCCGAATGGATCTTACAACGGAGCAACTCCGGGAAAGTGCAGCGCACATTGTCGCCCGCATCCCAGTCTCGGACGACAGGAAGAAGCGCGCCGTCGATGTTCCCAGCGAGTTTCTTTCGCCTTTGTACTCATGT TTTGGCGAAGCATATCTGCGAAATAGAATCCTCagtcacccggatgtcggACAGAAGTGGTACCCTCACTTGTACGAAAAGTACACCAAGCAGGTACTCTCTTAG
- a CDS encoding uncharacterized protein (transcript_id=CADANIAT00010453), which produces MLSKIAAYIRGHETVPGEAKLLRKLDAVILSFCCLCYFVNYLDRTNLNNAYVSGMREELDFQGNQLNQINTIFTVGYIVGQVPSNLALTFISPRLFFPAVMVIWGGLTMITAAVSNPQGIMAIRFFLGLAESSTFVGTHYILGSWYTEKELGKRSGIFTASGLAGTMFGGFIQTGIHSSMDGMQGLSGWRWLFIIDGLITIPIAIYGFIVFPDTPTTTKARYLTAEEKALAIARIPESGTVKVPLNWAFLKSVFLQWYWWAFVVLWIIAGETESFSTNALLALYLQSHPTNSYTVSQLNNYPTGIPAVGIVSTLFWATLTDFMGGKRYLVGYFIAITGVVTSAMILTCFDSTATVMGAYYWAGAVYACQATFFAWCNDAMRYKDERLRSVVIASMNMGSNAVNAWWSILFYSADMAPKFTKGMWAMIAVSIALAFWTMGITFLTVREEKRQPDRDVRVIDLHLQEKHVSMKA; this is translated from the exons ATGCTCTCCAAAATTGCCGCTTACATCAGAGGCCACGAAACGGTGCCTGGAGAGGCCAAGCTCCTGCGCAAGCTCGATGCAGTGatcctcagcttctgctgtCTCTGTTATTTCGTGAACTATCTTGATCGCACCAACCTGAATAATGCCTACGTCTCAGGGATGCGGGAGGAGCTCGATTTCCAAGGAAATCAGCTAAATCAGATCAACACCATCTTCACCGTCGGTTATATCGTAGGCCAGGTCCCGTCAAATCTCGCCCTGACCTTCATCAGTCCTCGACTGTTCTTCCCTGCCGTTATGGTCATCTGGGGCGGATTGACTATGATCACGGCAGCGGTCTCCAATCCGCAAGGTATAATGGCGATCCGGTTTTTCCTGGGGCTGGCAGAGTCTAGCACCTTTGTCGGCACCCATTACATCCTGGGTTCCTGGTATAcggagaaagagctgggGAAGCGCAGCGGCATCTTCACCGCGTCGGGCCTAGCAG GGACAATGTTTGGAGGGTTCATTCAGACGGGGATCCATTCATCTATGGACGGAATGCAAGGGCTGTCCGGATGGCGATGGTTGTTCATT ATTGACGGCCTGATAACCATCCCAATTGCCATATACGGCTTCATTGTTTTCCCCGACACGCCCACCACGACGAAAGCACGGTATCTcactgcagaggagaaagctCTCGCCATAGCACGAATCCCTGAGTCTGGAACAGTCAAGGTACCTCTGAACTGGGCTTTCCTGAAGAGCGTGTTTCTCCAGTGGTACTGGTGGGCCTTTGTAGTACTGTGGATTATCGCCGGCGAGACCGAGTCATTCTCGACGAATGCACTGCTCGCTCTATACCTACAGTCCCACCCGACAAACTCTTACACCGTCTCACAACTGAACAACTATCCAACAGGCATCCCGGCGGTGGGAATAGTATCGACCCTATTTTGGGCTACGTTGACCGATTTCATGGGCGGCAAAAGGTACCTGGTCGGGTACTTTATTGCCATCACTGGAGTCGTCACCTCGGCAATGATTCTTACCTGCTTTGACTCCACGGCTACAGTAATGGGCGCGTACTACTGGGCCGGCGCGGTGTACGCCTGTCAGGCCACGTTCTTTGCGTGGTGTAACGATGCGATGCGCTACAAGGACGAGCGGCTCCGATCAGTGGTGATTGCTTCCATGAACATGGGCAGCAACGCCGTCAACGCTTGGTGGAGTATCCTTTTCTACTCGGCTGATATGGCGCCGAAGTTCACGAAAGGCATGTGGGCGATGATAGCGGTGTCAATCGCATTGGCTTTCTGGACGATGGGAATAACATTCCTGACGGtgcgagaggagaagagacagCCTGATCGAGACGTGCGCGTCATAGATCTGCATTTGCAAGAGAAGCACGTGTCAATGAAAGCTTAG
- a CDS encoding uncharacterized protein (transcript_id=CADANIAT00010446), with product MPIKSLTRHQKQPWKASTAYYINNFRYPWDNLKSPCYYQRGDFNMTFTGLVYQLPLFEPPNSTSQRARIDRADEPESTEPTSQYCRAVRA from the exons ATGCCGATTAAGAGCCTCACGAGGCATCAAAAACAACCTTGGAAGGCCAGTACTGCttattatata AATAACTTCCGATACCCATGGGATAACCTGAAAAGCCCCTGCTATTACCAAAGGGGAGATTTTAACATGACATTCACTGGTCTTGTCTATCAACTACCATTGTTCGagcctccaaattcaaccagccaacgagccagaatcgaccgtgccgacgagccagaatcgaccgaGCCTAcaagccagtattgccgtgccgtacgagcctga
- a CDS encoding sugar porter family MFS transporter (transcript_id=CADANIAT00010451) produces the protein MTDSKVSSRDQGHDAVIQRRSRAVAEQLAEQESWLEKTLKPKKVSARYPFKGKPLLYATCAFGSLGDALFGYNSGIMSGLLVNPVFVSRFFKDYGGGDGTTSAVNSSITGISVACLQASAAVGALIAGRLGDIVGRKKCVRLGGFIYFFSAFIQMFAPGFATFLAGRTIQGLGVGFLSMTVPIIQTEIASPHSRGLMVGIEYTILIAGYMLSCWVDYGFNFMLPSEMSWKGPFIVQIGLSFILLAMSFFLPETPRWLAKNGFMEESLQTVADLHANGDTQAEHVQQVFTEIQEAVIYETNLGKSTWTEMFTRYRKRTIVGITVQMFAQLNGINIISFYLPSTLASAGFDNRKSLLFTAANAIPYTAATIATWWLADKWGRKPLLILGGLGMAVLLGIVCAFTEASLPVQTKADGQYAFVMLYNIVYGFTWGPMPWLLPAEIFPLRGRSKGMALATTSNWVFNFIIGMVSPDAFSGIHGYFYLIIAGFCLFSAGLVYFYYVETANSSLEEIAALFGDRAFEDEAVVGGHIDEVRKDEGKEVV, from the exons ATGACCGACAGCAAGGTTTCATCACGGGACCAGGGACATGATGCTGTCATCCAACGGCGTTCGCGAGCTGTTGCCGAGCAACTTGCTGAACAAGAAAGTTGGTTGGAGAAGACCttgaagcccaagaaggTTTCGGCGAGATATCCCTTCAAAGGGAAGCCATTGCTATACGCCACTTGTGCTTTCGGCAGCCTGGGGGATGCACTATTTGGTTACAATTCAG GAATTATGTCCGGTCTGTTGGTCAACCCCGTGTTTGTAAGCCGGTTCTTCAAGGACTACGGTGGTGGGGACGGGACAACGTCTGCAGTCAATTCGTCCATCACCGGAATCTCCGTTGCGTGCTTACAAGCGTCGGCAGCTGTTGGTGCTCTGATTGCAGGTCGTCTAGGTGATATCGTGGGACGGAAGAAGTGCGTCCGTCTCGGCGGTTTCATCTACTTCTTCAGTGCATTCATCCAGATGTTTGCGCCTGGGTTCGCTACTTTTCTTGCCGGTCGAACAATTCAGGGCCTTGGTGTTGGGTTTCTTTCCATGACGGTGCCGATCATTCAGACGGAAATCGCGTCCCCGCATAGCCGAGGTCTGATGGTCGGTATCGAATATACGATTTTGATTGCAGGTTACATGCTCAGTTGCTGGGTTGATTATGGGTTCAATTTTATGCTGCCAAGTGAAATGTCATGGAAGGGTCCATTCATCGTGCAGATAGGACTTTCATTCATCCTGCTCGCGATGTCGTTTTTCCTTCCAGAGACACCACGTTGGTTGGCGAAGAATGGCTTTATGGAGGAGAGTCTACAGACTGTTGCTGATCTCCATGCCAATGGTGATACGCAGGCTGAGCACGTACAACAAGTTTTCACCGAAATTCAAGAAGCCGTCATCTACGAGACGAATCTCGGCAAATCTACTTGGACG GAAATGTTCACGCGCTATCGAAAACGGACGATCGTTGGCATCACTGTCCAGATGTTTGCCCAACTGAACGGAATCAATATCATCTCCTTCTATCTCCCGAGTACTCTCGCCTCGGCTGGGTTTGACAACAGGAAATCTCTTCTCTTTACTGCCGCCAATGCAATTCCCTACACAGCTGCCACCATTGCTACTTGGTGGCTAGCAGATAAATGGGGCCGAAAGCCTCTATTAATCTTAGGAG GTCTTGGCATGGCAGTACTCCTCGGCATCGTCTGCGCCTTCACCGAAGCCTCGCTCCCCGTTCAAACCAAAGCTGATGGACAATACGCCTTCGTCATGCTCTACAATATCGTCTATGGCTTTACCTGGGGCCCCATGCCTTGGCTTCTGCCCGCCGAGATCTTCCCCCTCCGCGGACGCAGTAAAGGAATGGCGTTGGCGACTACGAGCAACTGGGTCTTCAACTTCATTATCGGCATGGTCTCGCCTGATGCGTTTTCCGGGATTCATGGGTACTTCTATCTTATTATCGCGGGATTCTGTCTGTTTTCGGCCGGACTGGTATATTTCTATTATGTGGAAACGGCGAACAGTAGCCTCGAAGAGATTGCGGCGCTATTTGGCGATAGAGcgtttgaggatgaggccgTTGTAGGAGGGCATATTGATGAGGTGAGGAAggatgaggggaaggaggTTGTTTGA
- a CDS encoding putative beta-glucanase (transcript_id=CADANIAT00010452), whose protein sequence is MRLLESLSAILLASAAQAKYIVPGGRWQDTEGNLVNAHAGCVYFDKESSKFWLFGEYKTEGQEEGGGVSVYSSDDLATWEHHGLALEPIEGHPYISPEHIIQRPKVVYSEEAGQYHVEQMLWHADNSTYGWLLQGLAAADTVAGPYEFVSATSPLGNWSQDFGLFTDRTDGRSYALYSNGDSVDGRDVYLTRYNTNITALEEVVYRFPKYDLEAPTIIQTDHSYWALMSHKTGYRPNNVVAFRADELSGPWSQPFIVAPLNTRTFNSQSGFTIRIDGTKQTTYLYLGDQWDSNSLWESRYIWLPLQIDERKKTLELEWHDVYDLNVKTGEWRSIKGKTYTASKAKTNGDAYLQEANFGTDGVIATGIYGNDSTITFEGIEGTGKPQWVSFYYQNTDDMGFGDQPGGTPDRIGGSWQLRRISSVVVNGDTENVQTLYQRDTHKGIILSTPLQLTLKKGKRNTITVGGLYNGFDYKGADLDRIVVYPPEE, encoded by the exons ATGCGGCTGCTCGAATCTCTCTCCGCTATTCTGCTGGCCTCCGCGGCTCAGGCGAAATATATTGTGCCGGGTGGGCGCTGGCAGGACACTGAGGGAAACTTGGTCAATGCCCATGCAGGTTGCGTGTATTTCGACAAGGAATCGTCGAAATTCTGGCTCTTTGGCGAGTACAAGACCGAAGGACAGGAGGAGGGAGGTGGTGTTTCGGTTTACAGCTCAGATGATCTTGCGACTTGGGAACACCATGGATTGGCCCTCG AACCTATTGAAGGCCACCCGTACATCTCCCCAGAGCATATCATTCAGCGCCCAAAGGTCGTCTACAGCGAAGAAGCAGGGCAGTACCATGTAG AGCAGATGCTATGGCACGCCGATAACTCCACCTATGGATGGCTCCTCCAAGGCCTAGCGGCTGCCGACACCGTCGCAGGTCCATACGAATTTGTTTCTGCGACGTCCCCGTTGGGCAATTGGAGTCAAGATTTTGGTTTGTTTACCGACCGCACGGATGGCAGATCATACGCTCTTTACTCCAACGGTGACAGTGTTGACGGCCGAGATGTTTACCTCACCCGATACAACACAAATATTACTGCCCTCGAGGAAGTG GTCTACCGCTTCCCCAAATATGACCTAGAAGCCCCAACCATTATCCAGACAGACCACAGCTACTGGGCTTTGATGAGCCACAAGACTGGCTATCGCCCGAACA ACGTCGTTGCCTTCCGCGCCGACGAGCTCAGCGGACCATGGTCACAGCCATTCATTGTGGCCCCGCTCAACACTCGCACGTTCAACTCTCAGTCCGGATTCACCATCAGGATTGACGGGACGAAGCAAACAACATACCTCTACCTCGGCGACCAATGGGATTCAAATTCCCTCTGGGAGTCGCGGTACATCTGGCTCCCTCTCCAGATTGAtgagcgcaagaagaccCTCGAGTTAGAATGGCATGACGTCTACGATCTGAACGT GAAAACCGGAGAATGGCGAAGCATCAAGGGAAAGACATACACAGCCAGCAAAGCAAAAACAAACGGCGATGCCTATCTGCAGGAGGCT AACTTTGGCACCGACGGGGTCATAGCAACTGGCATTTACGGAAATGATAGCACAATCACTTTCGAAGGTATCGAAGGCACCGGCAAGCCGCAGTGGGTTTCTTTCTACTACCAGA ATACTGACGACATGGGCTTCGGCGACCAAC CTGGCGGCACACCTGACCGCATCGGCGGAAGCTGGCAACTCAGACGCATCTCCTCCGTGGTTGTAAACGGTGACACCGAGAACGTACAGACTCTCTACCAACGCGACACCCATAAGGGCATCATTCTGTCGACGCCACTGCAGCTAACGCTGAAGAAAGGGAAACGCAATACCATTACTGTTGGGGGTCTTTACAACGGTTTTGACTACAAAGGAGCGGATCTGGACCGTATTGTTGTTTATCCTCCGGAGGAGTAA
- a CDS encoding Zn(II)2Cys6 transcription factor (transcript_id=CADANIAT00010449) produces the protein MRSPLPTRVSSACERCRRHKTRCDPFRPCSLCVRAQAHCRPLSITRPRSTTRISLAVSANYDHATPAQHTERGRDEHYADGRDPSGRIEYGEAESTMGIAQKIVGLDRQLIDEHATSAIPGYQASTNVPNRRTLAIGQRIPISSILGQALPATETIYLLLEDYFDAVHWFSLVIYEPTFRRNLNSIADGLACSSQKSFLLLLAVVLGMGAWYRSQKEPRELTDNDNWRRLSTELMKLVESHLIELMDQPSVTAAQVLILFGSYCVYHGRPNLSFSILGATIRISQAVGLHREPSRGTFEDNEERNRVWWTIYTWDRFASITYGRPLGINDRDCNISSPADTWENPYFVAPLAEQGHTICYSAYQRELNRLYLMASSALEVIFGSRTSGSSKDLAGDAYHALVKEATQKLHRWRNELPDNLVLNLEEDFHPDGTPSARAHALQSLSLQLTYDNILIVLHRPLLARQVDHLSTDHSTPGGRGGVDQDNGRFNNISQSQKGSPFEALSPGSSVASSVHWWNAALRTSRVTELPVLAQLATDSHLVAFLAINLFNAAVVLAVMALSDPLSDTAQVVKRTITRILRLQDLLGRRSALSKQSTTILKRVVTLLLRRESEAILAPIAENTRDDVQQSYQGSGRMSVEDTLRLPLDVTLEPTNTHIGRQAWPDLATVIRLNESLTSVQNVVPSGNDTLPSDWYAGRDGHLGDTVAQPPGRTHTWPPSCETEWEIANIQSNDQFSPTQDNSGDQGLYWLWDMSWNGAGL, from the exons ATGCGCTCGCCGTTGCCGACGCGAGTGAGCAGTGCTTGCGAGAGATGTCGTCGCCACAAAACCAGA TGCGATCCATTCCGGCCTTGCTCCCTCTGCGTGAGAGCCCAAGCGCATTGCAGGCCGCTTTCAATCACTCGTCCTCGCAGTACCACCCGGAT TTCTTTAGCAGTGTCCGCTAACTATGACCATGCAACCCCAGCACAACACACTGAGCGTGGCAGAGATGAGCATTACGCAGATGGTCGTGACCCGTCTGGGCGGATTGAGTATGGAGAAGCAGAGTCAACAATGGGGATTGCTCAGAAAATTGTGGGTTTAGATCGGCAGCTGATTGATGAGCATGCGACATCCGCCATCCCCGGCTACCAAGCGAGCACCAACGTCCCCAATCGCCGTACGCTAGCTATCGGCCAGAGGATTCCAATCTCATCAATATTGGGTCAGGCGTTGCCTGCGACAGAAACCATTTATTTGTTACTTGAGGACTACTTTGATGCGGTTCATTGGTTCTCCCTTGTAATTTACGAGCCGACCTTTCGCAGAAACCTCAACTCCATCGCTGATGGGCTTGCCTGTTCGTCACAAAAGTCATTTCTGTTACTGCTTGCAGTAGTGTTGGGTATGGGTGCGTGGTACCGATCCCAGAAGGAGCCCAGGGAATTGACGGACAACGACAACTGGCGCCGATTGAGCACTGAACTTATGAAGCTGGTCGAGTCACACCTTATCGAGTTGATGGATCAGCCCTCTGTAACCGCAGCGCAGGTCCTGATACTGTTCGGTTCATATTGCGTCTATCACGGCCGACCGAATCTGTCATTTTCCATACTTGGCGCAACGATCCGAATCTCGCAAGCTGTAGGGTTGCACCGGGAACCATCGCGCGGTACATTTGAGGACaacgaagaaagaaaccGAGTTTGGTGGACGATATACACATGGGATCGATTCGCATCGATCACGTACGGCCGCCCGTTAGGGATTAATGATAGAGACTGCAACATAAGCAGCCCAGCGGATACCTGGGAAAATCCGTATTTTGTGGCACCCCTGGCAGAACAAGGCCATACCATCTGCTATTCTGCCTACCAGCGAGAACTGAACCGTCTTTATCTGatggcttcttcagctctagAGGTTATTTTCGGTTCGCGGACTTCGGGTTCATCCAAGGACCTAGCCGGAGATGCATACCATGCGCTGGTTAAAGAAGCAACCCAGAAACTACATAGATGGCGGAACGAGCTGCCTGACAACCTAGTCCTAAATCTCGAAGAGGATTTCCATCCTGACGGCACGCCGTCAGCTAGAGCGCATGCGCTACAATCTTTGTCGCTTCAGTTGACTTACGACAACATTCTCATCGTTCTCCACCGGCCTCTGCTAGCCCGACAAGTCGACCACCTTTCGACAGATCATTCAACGCCCGGTGGAAGAGGTGGAGTTGACCAAGATAACGGCCGTTTTAATAATATCTCGCAATCCCAAAAAGGCTCGCCGTTTGAAGCTCTGTCGCCAGGCTCATCCGTGGCAAGCTCGGTACACTGGTGGAACGCCGCTCTGAGAACGTCACGGGTAACCGAGCTGCCAGTTCTTGCTCAACTTGCGACCGATAGCCACTTAGttgccttcctcgccatcaaTTTATTCAATGCGGCCGTGGTATTGGCGGTCATGGCACTGAGCGATCCATTATCAGACACCGCTCAAGTAGTCAAACGTACCATTACGCGCATTTTACGATTGCAGGATCTCTTGGGAAGGCGCTCAGCCTTGTCAAAGCAGAGCACGACGATCTTAAAAAGGGTGGTCACGTTGCTCCTTCGTCGCGAATCGGAAGCCATCCTTGCCCCAATCGCAGAGAATACCCGAGACGATGTTCAGCAATCATATCAAGGATCTGGGCGTATGTCGGTGGAGGATACTCTGCGACTACCCCTTGACGTGACGTTGGAACCGACCAACACGCACATTGGACGCCAAGCCTGGCCGGATCTTGCTACTGTCATTCGCCTGAATGAAAGTTTAACATCGGTTCAAAACG TCGTACCTTCGGGAAATGATACTCTCCCATCTGATTGGTATGCCGGCAGAGACGGTCACCTTGGCGACACCGTGGCCCAACCCCCAGGACGGACTCATACCTGGCCGCCCTCTTGCGAGACCGAGTGGGAAATAGCCAATATTCAGAGCAATGATCAGTTTAGTCCGACCCAGGACAACAGCGGAGACCAAGGGCTGTATTGGCTCTGGGACATGTCCTGGAACGGGGCGGGTCTTTAA